In Juglans regia cultivar Chandler chromosome 5, Walnut 2.0, whole genome shotgun sequence, the following are encoded in one genomic region:
- the LOC108989555 gene encoding ribose-phosphate pyrophosphokinase 1-like: MSSLLHLYSLPSIPTSLPSPFSRSSTSIFFPRPRIPAFRNGIKCAWEEPLKYDNGKPSITFLGTEKPFPGRLASDTAHLKDELDKNNTRLRIFSGTANPALSQEIACYMGLELGKIKIKRFADGEIYVQLQESVRGCDVYLVQPTCPPANENLMELLIMIDACRRASAKNITAVIPYFGYARADRKSQGRESIAAKLVANLITEAGANRVLACDLHSGQSMGYFDIPVDHVYGQPVILDYLASKSICFDDLVVVSPDVGGVARARSFAKKLSDAPLAIVDKRRHGHNVAEVINLIGDVKGKVAVMVDDMIDTAGTVSKGASLLHQEGAREVYACSTHAVLSPPAIETLSSGLFQEVIVTNTIPVLEQNYFPQLTVLSVANLLGETIWRVHDDCSGGFEHYSSLGID, translated from the exons atgtcTTCTCTGCTTCACTTGTATTCTTTACCATCCATCCCAACGTCCCTCCCTTCTCCTTTCTCTCGGAGTTCGACCTCCATTTTCTTCCCCCGCCCTCGCATCCCTGCCTTTCGAAACGGCAtc AAATGTGCTTGGGAGGAGCCGTTGAAGTATGATAACGGCAAGCCCTCCATTACATTTCTTGGCACTGAAAAACCTTTTCCGGGTCGTTTGGCTTCCGACACGGCCCATTTGAAAGATGAGCTTGACAAGAATAACACTAGGCTTCGGATCTTTTCCGGCACGGCCAATCCCGCACTTTCTCAG GAAATTGCATGCTACATGGGTCTGGAGCTTggaaaaattaagataaaacgtTTTGCCGATGGTGAGATATATGTTCAGTTGCAAGAGAGTGTCAGAGGGTGTGATGTTTATCTTGTGCAACCCACATGTCCTCCTGCAAATGAAAATCTTATGGAGCTTCTGATCATGATTGATGCTTGTCGAAGGGCATCGGCCAAGAATATTACTGCAGTGATTCCATATTTTGGATATGCCAGGGCTGATAGAAAG TCTCAAGGGCGTGAATCAATTGCAGCCAAACTTGTAGCAAATTTGATTACAGAAGCAGGTGCAAACCGTGTTCTTGCTTGTGATCTCCATTCAGGGCAGTCCATGGGCTATTTTGATATTCCAGTAGATCATGTATATGGTCAG CCTGTGATTCTTGATTACCTTGCCAGCAAGTCTATATGTTTTGATGATCTGGTAGTGGTCTCACCAGATGTTGGTGGTGTTGCTAGAGCCCGTTCTTTTGCCAAGAAGTTATCTGATGCACCTCTTGCCATTGTAGATAAAAGGCGTCATGGGCATAATGTGGCAGAG GTGATAAATCTGATTGGCGATGTGAAGGGGAAAGTAGCAGTAATGGTGGATGACATGATCGACACAGCTG GGACGGTTTCCAAAGGTGCATCTCTTTTGCACCAAGAGGGGGCAAGGGAAGTCTATGCATGCAGTACCCATGCTGTTCTTag TCCTCCTGCGATTGAGACATTATCAAGCGGTTTGTTTCAAGAGGTAATCGTAACAAATACCATTCCGGTGTTGGAGCAAAACTATTTTCCTCAGCTAACAGTATTGTCAGTTGCAAACCTCCTTGGGGAGACCATATGGCGTGTTCATGATGACTGCTCT GGTGGCTTTGAACATTATTCCAGCTTGGGTATTGACTGA
- the LOC108989581 gene encoding protein PIN-LIKES 1-like — protein sequence MDFLALFIVALMPVLQTLLVTAVGLFLGMERINLLGAISRQSLNKLVFFVFTPSLIVSDLADTITVNSLGTLWFMLVNILITFLIGSALAWILIKITGAPQHLQSLIIGCCAAGNLGNLLLIILPAVCEEDDSPFGDSSVCSTDAEAYAALSMAIGAIYIWSYVYPIMRIYTNKATKDTGTYGSTTRDNISGETSYLHSEIGTEPLLPSEGCPSSEECMDQVEVHSTGSKGKAKVMFLGKTMLLLKKLTGHVDLEKLFAPSTIAAIFGFIIGIVSPIRKVLIGDDAPLRAIYNSASLLGEATIPSMTLIIGANLLGGLKGAGVSPSLIVGIIAIRYIIMPSLGIGIVKAANHFGVVGSDSLYQFTLMLQYALPPAMSVGTISQLLETGESECSVIMLWTYAVATFSLTLWSTIFMWLVS from the exons ATGGACTTTCTGGCTCTATTCATTGTGGCATTGATGCCAGTTCTGCAGACACTCTTAGTTACGGCTGTTGGTCTATTTCTTGGAATGGAGCGTATAAATCTCTTGGGGGCAATTTCCAGGCAGTCTTTGAATAAa CTAGTATTTTTTGTGTTCACTCCTTCTCTGATCGTCAGCGACCTAGCCGATACAATTACAGTAAACAGTTTGGGAACCTT ATGGTTCATGCTAGTGAATATCCTTATTACATTCCTTATTGGTTCTGCACTTGCATGGATACTCATAAAAATCACAGGAGCTCCTCAACATCTGCAAAGCCTTATCATTGGTTGTTGTGCTGCAG GAAATTTAGGGAACTTGCTTCTGATTATCCTCCCGGCAGTCTGTGAGGAGGATGATAGTCCATTTGGAGATTCTTCTGTTTGCTCTACTGATGCAGAGGCTTATGCTGCTCTTTCTATGGCG ATAGGtgcaatatatatatggtcttaTGTGTATCCTATCATGCGGATATATACAAACAAGGCAACTAAAGACACTGGCACGTATGGCTCTACGACAAGGGATAACATTTCAGGAGAAACCTCGTATTTACATTCAGAGATTGGCACAGAACCGCTCCTTCCTTCAGAGGGTTGCCCAAGCTCAGAGGAGTGTATGGATCAAGTTGAAGTCCATTCGACTGGATCCAAAGGAAAAGCAAAG GTAATGTTTCTGGGAAAGACTATGCTGCTCCTTAAGAAGCTTACTGGGCATGTGGACCTCGAAAAATTGTTTGCGCCGTCTACAATTGCAGCA ATTTTTGGGTTTATCATCGGAATAGTCTCTCCAATTCGAAAGGTACTGATTGGTGATGATGCTCCTCTTCGTGCCATCTACAACTCTGCAAGTTTGTTAGG GGAAGCAACAATACCATCTATGACACTGATAATTGGAGCAAACCTTCTTGGAG GTCTAAAAGGTGCCGGAGTAAGTCCATCACTCATTGTAGGGATTATCGCAATTCGGTACATCATCATGCCTTCACTGGGTATTGGTATTGTTAAGGCTGCAAACCATTTTGGCGTAGTGGGATCAGATTCATTATATCAGTTTACACTTATGCTTCAGTATGCTCTTCCACCTGCAATGAGTGTAG GTACCATTTCTCAATTGCTTGAGACAGGAGAAAGTGAATGCTCTGTCATTATGCTATGGACTTATGCTGTGGCAACATTCTCTCTGACACTATGGTCGACCATCTTCATGTGGCTTGTTTCTTAA
- the LOC108989567 gene encoding protein PIN-LIKES 3-like isoform X2 yields the protein MVVNVLITFLIGSALAWILLKITRAPQHLHSLIIGCCAAGNLGNLFLIILPSVCEEDDSPFGDSSVCSTDAEAYAVLSMALGAIYIWSYVYPIMRIYANKATKDTGTHGSTTRDNISEETSYLHSEIGTEPLLPSEGCPSSEECMDQVEVHSTGSEGKAKVMFLEKTMLYLKKLAGHVDLKKLFAPSTIAAIFGFIIGIVSPIRKVLIGDDAPLRAIYNSVSLLGKATIPSMTLIIGANLLRGLKGSRVSPSLIVGIITIRYIIMPSLGIGIVKAANYFGMVGSDSLYQFTLMLQYALPPAMNVGTISQLLETGESECSVIMLWTYAVATFSLTLWSTIFMWLVS from the exons ATGGTAGTGAATGTCCTCATCACATTCCTTATTGGTTCTGCACTTGCATGGATACTCCTAAAAATCACAAGAGCTCCTCAACATCTGCACAGCCTTATCATTGGTTGTTGTGCTGCAG GAAATTTAGGAAACTTGTTTCTGATTATCCTCCCATCAGTCTGTGAGGAGGATGATAGTCCATTTGGAGATTCTTCTGTTTGCTCTACTGATGCAGAGGCTTATGCTGTGCTTTCTATGGCG TTAGGtgcaatatatatatggtcttaTGTGTATCCTATCATGCGGATATATGCAAACAAGGCAACTAAAGACACTGGCACACATGGCTCTACGACAAGGGATAACATTTCAGAAGAAACCTCGTATTTACATTCAGAGATTGGCACAGAACCGCTCCTTCCTTCAGAGGGCTGCCCAAGCTCAGAGGAGTGTATGGATCAAGTTGAAGTCCATTCTACTGGATCCGAAGGAAAAGCAAAG GTAATGTTTCTGGAAAAGACTATGCTGTACCTTAAGAAGCTTGCTGGGCATGTGGACCTCAAAAAATTGTTTGCGCCATCTACAATTGCAGCG ATTTTTGGGTTTATCATTGGAATAGTCTCTCCAATTCGAAAGGTACTGATTGGTGATGATGCTCCTCTTCGTGCCATCTACAACTCTGTGAGTTTGTTAGG GAAAGCAACAATACCATCTATGACACTGATAATTGGAGCAAACCTTCTTAGAG GTCTAAAAGGTTCCAGAGTAAGTCCATCACTCATTGTAGGGATTATCACAATTCGGTACATCATCATGCCTTCACTGGGTATTGGTATTGTTAAGGCTGCAAACTATTTTGGCATGGTGGGATCAGATTCATTATATCAGTTTACACTTATGCTTCAGTATGCTCTTCCACCTGCAATGAATGTAG GTACCATTTCTCAATTGCTTGAGACAGGAGAGAGTGAATGTTCTGTCATTATGCTATGGACTTATGCTGTGGCAACATTCTCTCTGACACTATGGTCGACCATCTTCATGTGGCTTGTTTCTTAA